A region of Rhodamnia argentea isolate NSW1041297 chromosome 9, ASM2092103v1, whole genome shotgun sequence DNA encodes the following proteins:
- the LOC115740770 gene encoding probable E3 ubiquitin-protein ligase RHA4A has translation MGLPQSPPSSPPHLYPQALQLKLYQAFIFSIPILFSIILFLLFYLFYLKKRASSLSSPQPALPISSDRAPPYISSPCQLGSKGELEDKLPTVFFDEEQRAKDSQCCVCLGEFEMEEELLQVPSCKHVFHIDCIRHWLHANSTCPLCRCSVVPSAAAKSQGWPLPHQQDGRSSSDPARALVRPDPEQPEQLRQEDVTIPIRGSSSSGDACFGESQSVIVDVQALESLRNTT, from the exons ATGGGTCTTCCTCAATCACCACCAAGCTCACCACCCCATCTGTATCCTCAGGCACTTCAGCTCAAGCTTTACCAGGCCTTCATATTCTCCATCCCTATTCTCTTCTCCATCattctcttcttgctcttctactTGTTCTACCTCAAGAAGAGggcctcttctctctcctctccccagCCCGCCCTCCCCATATCCTCCGACCGAGCACCTCCTTACATCTCCTCG CCATGCCAATTGGGATCGAAAGGAGAGCTCGAGGACAAGCTTCCAACAGTGTTCTTCGATGAAGAACAGAGGGCAAAGGATTCGCA GTGCTGCGTGtgcttgggagagttcgaaaTGGAAGAGGAGTTGCTCCAAGTGCCGTCCTGCAAGCACGTGTTCCACATCGACTGCATCCGCCACTGGCTCCACGCCAACTCCACTTGCCCTCTCTGCCGCTGCTCCGTCGtcccctccgccgccgccaAGTCTCAAGGCTGGCCGCTGCCCCACCAGCAAGACGGCCGGAGCTCCTCGGACCCCGCGCGGGCGCTCGTTCGTCCCGATCCGGAGCAGCCGGAACAGCTTCGACAAGAAGACGTCACTATACCAATCCGAGGTTCGAGCTCAAGTGGGGATGCTTGCTTTGGGGAATCGCAATCCGTGATTGTGGACGTCCAAGCGCTCGAGTCTTTACGAAACACGACATGA